In Nitratiruptor sp. YY09-18, a single window of DNA contains:
- the acnB gene encoding bifunctional aconitate hydratase 2/2-methylisocitrate dehydratase, with translation MGFIEEYKKAAAEREAMGIPPKPLTAEQVNEVIKLLKQVPIVEEEFLMDLLLNRVPPGVDDAAYVKAAFLRDIVQGHAKTAAISPKHAVEILGTMLGGYNVGPLVEALDHEDPEVAQAAANALKKTLLVYDAFNDVVEKSKTNKYAKEVLESWANAEWFFSRPELPESIKAVVFKVPGETNTDDLSPASEAWSRSDIPLHALSMLKAKMPDAQETIKKLKEKGLPVAFVGDVVGTGSSRKSGINSVQWWIGEDIPHVPNKRTGGIIIGGIIAPIFFNTAEDSGALPIEAPVDKLETGDEIEIRPYEGKILKNGEVVSEFKLKPNTLPDEYRAGGRIPMIIGRGLTRKARAALGMPEENFFTRPEQPEGKEGIGYTLAQKMVGKACGMEGVRPGMYVEPETLTVGSQDTTGAMTRDEIKELAALSFGADFVLQSFCHTAAYPKPADIELQHTLPEFITSRGGVSLKPGDGVIHSWLNRMVLPDTVGTGGDSHTRFPIGISFPAGSGLVAFAAVTGTMPLNMPESVLVRFSGELQPGITLRDLVNAIPYFAIKQGLLTVEKKGKKNIFAGRILEIQGLPFLKAEQAFELSDASAERSAAACTVELDEEPVIEYIQSNIKLIEKMIDAGYQDARTLERRKKKMEEWLKNPTLMKADKNAEYAAVIEIDLNEITEPIVACPNDPDDVATLSEVLADPNRPHKIDEVFVGSCMTNIGHYRALGEVLKGEGQVPVRLWIAPPTKMDEEELIEEGYYSIFAAAGARTELPGCSLCMGNQARVRDGATVFSTSTRNFDNRMGKDAKVYLGSAELAAVTAILGRIPTKEEYLEIVPKKLAGKEDKVYTYLNFDQIDEKLLDEMIHKYI, from the coding sequence ATGGGATTTATAGAAGAGTATAAAAAAGCAGCAGCTGAACGTGAAGCTATGGGTATTCCTCCAAAGCCACTTACAGCTGAACAGGTCAACGAAGTTATAAAACTTCTCAAACAAGTTCCTATTGTAGAAGAAGAGTTTTTGATGGATCTTCTTCTTAATCGCGTTCCACCTGGTGTAGATGATGCTGCGTATGTCAAAGCAGCTTTTTTAAGAGATATCGTACAAGGCCATGCGAAAACTGCAGCGATCAGCCCAAAACATGCAGTAGAGATCCTTGGTACGATGCTTGGAGGATACAACGTAGGACCACTAGTAGAAGCATTGGACCATGAAGATCCCGAAGTAGCACAGGCTGCTGCAAATGCACTCAAAAAAACACTGCTTGTATACGATGCATTCAATGATGTGGTAGAAAAATCAAAAACAAACAAATATGCAAAAGAGGTGCTAGAGTCTTGGGCAAACGCTGAATGGTTCTTCTCTCGTCCAGAACTTCCAGAATCGATCAAAGCTGTCGTATTTAAAGTTCCTGGCGAGACAAATACAGATGACCTCTCGCCTGCAAGTGAAGCATGGAGTCGCAGTGATATTCCTTTGCATGCTCTTTCAATGCTCAAAGCTAAAATGCCAGATGCACAAGAGACTATCAAAAAACTCAAAGAAAAGGGACTTCCTGTTGCATTCGTAGGTGATGTTGTAGGAACAGGATCGAGTCGTAAATCTGGTATCAACTCTGTGCAATGGTGGATCGGCGAAGATATCCCACACGTTCCAAACAAAAGAACTGGTGGTATCATTATAGGTGGTATAATTGCACCTATTTTTTTCAACACTGCTGAAGACTCAGGTGCACTTCCAATTGAAGCTCCAGTAGATAAACTCGAAACTGGTGATGAGATTGAGATTCGTCCATATGAAGGAAAAATCCTCAAAAACGGTGAAGTGGTCAGCGAATTCAAGCTCAAACCAAATACGCTTCCTGATGAGTATCGCGCAGGTGGGCGAATTCCGATGATTATAGGTCGGGGTTTGACTCGAAAGGCACGAGCAGCTCTTGGAATGCCAGAAGAAAATTTCTTCACAAGACCTGAACAGCCAGAAGGAAAAGAGGGTATTGGCTACACTCTTGCTCAAAAAATGGTCGGTAAAGCATGTGGAATGGAGGGTGTGCGTCCAGGTATGTATGTAGAGCCTGAAACCCTTACTGTTGGTAGCCAAGATACTACTGGCGCGATGACAAGAGATGAGATCAAGGAGCTTGCAGCACTGAGCTTTGGTGCAGATTTTGTATTACAAAGCTTCTGCCATACTGCTGCATATCCAAAACCAGCTGATATTGAGTTGCAACATACTCTCCCTGAGTTTATCACAAGCCGTGGTGGTGTGAGCCTCAAGCCAGGTGACGGTGTTATCCACTCTTGGCTTAACCGTATGGTACTTCCTGATACTGTAGGTACTGGTGGTGACTCACACACAAGATTCCCGATTGGTATTAGTTTCCCAGCAGGTTCTGGCCTTGTTGCATTCGCAGCAGTTACAGGAACTATGCCTCTGAATATGCCTGAGTCTGTGCTTGTACGTTTTAGCGGTGAATTGCAGCCAGGAATCACACTCCGTGATCTTGTCAATGCTATTCCATACTTTGCAATCAAACAAGGTCTTTTGACAGTTGAGAAAAAGGGTAAGAAAAACATCTTTGCTGGGCGTATCTTAGAGATCCAAGGTTTGCCTTTTCTCAAAGCTGAACAAGCTTTCGAGCTGAGTGATGCGAGTGCTGAGAGAAGTGCAGCTGCATGTACTGTAGAGCTTGATGAAGAGCCAGTTATCGAATATATCCAATCCAATATTAAACTCATCGAAAAGATGATCGATGCAGGATATCAAGATGCTCGCACTCTAGAGCGCCGTAAGAAAAAGATGGAAGAGTGGCTCAAAAACCCAACACTCATGAAAGCTGACAAAAATGCTGAGTATGCAGCAGTGATCGAAATTGATCTCAATGAGATCACTGAACCAATCGTTGCTTGTCCAAACGATCCAGATGATGTTGCGACACTAAGTGAAGTACTTGCTGACCCCAATAGACCACACAAAATCGATGAAGTGTTTGTTGGGAGTTGTATGACAAACATTGGTCATTATAGAGCTCTAGGTGAAGTGCTCAAAGGTGAGGGACAGGTGCCTGTGAGACTCTGGATAGCACCTCCTACAAAAATGGATGAAGAGGAGCTTATCGAAGAGGGTTATTACTCAATTTTTGCAGCTGCAGGTGCTAGAACAGAGCTTCCTGGATGTAGCTTATGTATGGGTAACCAAGCGCGTGTTCGCGATGGTGCGACAGTTTTCTCTACTTCTACGAGAAACTTTGACAACCGCATGGGTAAAGATGCAAAAGTCTACCTTGGAAGTGCTGAGTTAGCTGCTGTGACAGCAATACTAGGAAGAATTCCTACCAAAGAGGAGTATCTTGAGATTGTACCGAAAAAACTAGCGGGCAAAGAGGATAAAGTCTACACGTACCTCAATTTCGATCAGATCGATGAGAAACTCCTCGATGAGATGATCCATAAATATATCTAA
- the lolA gene encoding LolA-like outer membrane lipoprotein chaperone, which translates to MRFIAIFFAIVIANLYAKINIASFHSPFIQTVINDQNRTLRYEGEVWFTKEPLRIKWIYKKPNYKEIYINNQKVYIIEPDLEQVVVKRVQKKDNFFTILDSAVLVKGKQYKAFYDGHDIFIDLKNGKISKVTYTDKLENKNSILFTHPQQNIPLDDSNFTIEIKSDWDVIEE; encoded by the coding sequence ATGAGATTTATTGCCATATTTTTTGCAATAGTTATAGCAAATCTCTATGCAAAAATCAATATTGCATCATTTCACAGTCCATTTATTCAAACTGTCATCAATGACCAAAACAGAACTCTTCGCTATGAGGGTGAAGTGTGGTTTACAAAAGAGCCTCTCCGTATCAAATGGATCTATAAAAAGCCAAACTACAAAGAGATATACATTAATAATCAAAAAGTCTATATTATTGAGCCTGATCTTGAGCAAGTAGTTGTCAAAAGAGTGCAAAAAAAGGATAATTTTTTTACAATTTTGGATAGTGCAGTATTAGTAAAGGGAAAACAATATAAAGCATTTTATGATGGTCATGATATTTTTATCGATCTTAAAAATGGGAAAATTTCAAAAGTGACTTATACAGACAAATTAGAAAACAAAAACAGTATACTTTTTACTCATCCGCAACAAAATATTCCATTAGATGATAGCAATTTTACGATAGAGATCAAAAGCGACTGGGATGTGATAGAGGAGTGA